The following coding sequences are from one Peromyscus eremicus chromosome X, PerEre_H2_v1, whole genome shotgun sequence window:
- the LOC131898935 gene encoding LOW QUALITY PROTEIN: periphilin-1-like (The sequence of the model RefSeq protein was modified relative to this genomic sequence to represent the inferred CDS: inserted 2 bases in 1 codon), which translates to MWSEGWCDYKPLPGNQAKGWYDYKQLPRKQAPPWNHPSDGXTVVPNRPPLGDKRPSLLARPDEGGYSRYYCHVDYQKSDEGRCFSQNPRSGPPYKRGPFGYRWSRDEYATSRQPQYRVMRNGFRRRRLYSSHYSRQRSPHKWGAPFLRESRVGGKDSLHSRFGSSLSSRSRMCSFHQSRHRCKERAIQFLKTSRDTVPSGSSSKVLKSPSRLTEKEQADAASKWANENPKKSEENHLAEMSEFETGSKAPLCINQTEEPESNTTAGTELCEDSQLSSRSKVIASKITEIEKVYRQVCETFGMVVERLVEKDRSLEKSIQFAMKQSLHEIGEQHVEELKHFIMEYDNSTPDFGGPF; encoded by the exons ATGTGGTCTGAAGGATGGTGTGACTACAAGCCACTTCCAGGAAATCAAGCAAAGGGATGGTATGACTACAAGCAACTTCCACGAAAACAAGCGCCTCCTTGGAACCATCCCAGTGATGG AACCGTTGTGCCAAACAGACcgcctctgggagacaagagaccaTCTCTGCTAGCCAGACCCGATGAAGGAGGCTACAGTAGATACTACTGTCACGTGGATTACCAAAAAAGTGATGAGGGCcgctgtttttctcagaatccaaGAAGTGGCCCACCCTACAAAAGAGGCCCTTTTGGCTACCGATGGTCAAGAGATGAGTATGCCACAAGCCGACAGCCTCAGTACAGGGTCATGAGAAACGGCTTTAGAAGAAGACGTCTGTATTCTTCCCATTATTCAAGACAACGATCTCCCCATAAATGGGGCGCTCCTTTTTTGAGAGAATCACGTGTGGGTGGGAAGGACTCCCTACACAGCAGATTTGGCTCCAGTCTCAGCAGTAGAAGCAGGATGTGCTCCTTCCATCAGTCTCGACATCGATGTAAAGAGAGAGCCatccagtttttgaaaacatcaagagatactgtgccttcaggttcttcatccaaggtgttaaaaagccccagccggctgactgagaaggaacaggctgatgctgcaagcaagtgggctaatgaaaatcccaagaagtcagaagaaaatcacTTGGCTGAAATGTCCGAGTTTGAGACGGGATCCAAGGCACCGTTATGTATCAACCAGACAGAAGAACCCGAGTCCAACACAACAGCTGGCACAGAATTGTGTGAAGACAGCCAGCTTAGCAGTCGCTCAAAAGTGATTGCATCAAAAATCACGGAGATTGAGAAGGTTTACCGACAAGTCTGTGAAACTTTCGGGATGGTGGTGGAAAGGCTGGTTGAAAAGGATCGTTCCTTAGAAAAATCTATACAGTTTGCAATGAAGCAGAGTTTGCATGAAATAGGTGAGCAACATGTTGAAGaactcaagcatttcattatggAGTATGATAATTCTACTCCAGATTTTGGAGGCCctttttga